ACACTGTGGAAGTGTaggggaaaagaaagaaaaacagtaacaaTACAGTTGAACCAGAATAACCATCAGTACAAGGCTATTGTCATTGGCTAGCTCTCATTCACATCTGTTGGTGGAAATCACAGAGGCCAAGTGTCTGCTTATCTCTTCCTTCTGTCATTAAGTGATGCAACATTTATGACCGTGCTGATGGTTCATCAGCTGCTTGGCCGCATTCCTCCGAGGCAGACGTGCTTGAAGCAGATCGCAGATCAGTCGAAGTAGCCCTGTCCTTTTCCAGATAGCATGAAGGCACCGATGCTGGTGATGACGAGAAGTGCAAAAGTTGACGTTTATGTAATTAATGGTGACGTGGTTATTAATGTAATCTCTGTTCTCATCAGGCCgtcatgttgatgaaggtaACAGGATACGTCCTTGCTTTGATTTCTCTTGCAATTTGGCACCAGGTGCAGGGCCCGCAGCAGCAGGCGAACACGCAGTCTTTGCAGACTGTCCCCTGTGAATACAGACACAGTTAGGGCTGGTTAGAGGGGTAAGGGGGGTACGTTATGGAGTGCAAAATATGCAGTCATGCAATATAAAAAATGGCACCACACTGTACGCATTAATACGTGTGTACAGAGGAATAAAGGTTCATTTGCGTGACCGTAGAGCTACCAGTAAGATAACACAGCTGAGTTTTTGGCAGCAGTCATTCATCATTGTCACAGTCGACACAAGCAAAtcaacaggaagaaaaaggaaCACGGTGTTCTGAACCCTGCTTAATGAATTGCTGGATGTTGTCTAGGAACATGAACAGACACTGAGATGAAAGATAAACAGGTTGATCAGTGATCTGATAAACAGTGAAGGATGCACTGACATTTATGCTGGTAAGTATTGAGGCAGTTGAGGTGCATTTTACTGACAGCAAAAAGCTTCAGAGATCAGTGGTgtgatgtaactaagtacatttactcaagaactgtaTTTAACtacaagtatttccatttaatcaatttaatacttccactccactacatgtcAGAGGCTGATATTGCACTTTTTTACTCCTCtgcatttgtctgacagctttagttactagttacctttAAGATCACAATTTTTGATACAGTTAATagcaaatgaaaataatatctCCAAAATTATTGATTTTGAATGTGAAAGATTGCgataaactgaaggattaaagggtaactccaccaatgttacacattaaagtgtgtttacaggttttggggAGCACTACTGCAAAAGTATAATTAAgcatataatctgataaattgcctccagtgaaaagttgcattgtgggtaatgtaggctccaggttttgaaaaggaagaagaatgcgtggaattAAAAAGCTGATATCTCTGGCTTggtggttctgctgtatcgattctGACCATTTGTTTTTGACCTgtccatgagtccaacagtgttgtagGAGCACAATGCTAAACCAGTGGACTGATTTCAAACTGgacacctacattacccacaatgcaatttagcctcCGAGTGGCATCACTAGagggaatttatcagattacagcAGCTTTCTAAAGCCACAAAGGGCTTTATACTataattggtggagttaccctttgtGGGATGAGAAAATTCTACATCTGAAgctaaataaagtgtttttcttggatTGGCAACAAAATGAATCATCATAGAGctaaaaacaggctgttttttctGAGCTTATGAAAAGCTGACCTTTTACTGATGCGTGTTTCTCACAGGACAGTGAACTACAAACATCTGATGACCTCAGACGATATGaagcattgctgtagattaaactatcCAACAGTAAATAAAGGAGTTACAATTTGCTCAACCTTAAACAACTACAGCAGTTAAATGCCACAGTACAACAAGGTACTTTTACCTTTGAAACACTGATAATACTTACATACTAATATGCACCTGAATTTTACTTGTTGTGGATTGTATTAGTGCTTTTGCTTAAAGCGTCGTCAAGGAACTTTAATATTGATtttgattctggcggcccctgtggacagaaGCAGTACGAGCACCACCGACTTCTGTAATAAAGCTCTCGATCTGGGTACCTCTagtatttgttttgaaagcaagtgaaagaaaggaaatgcatttgtttttaaacacagctgtttgcagagtGCATAGTGATGAGGTAATATCCGGATCTGAAAGGATCTGTATAAaggatataaatatataaaggatctgaatatttctttcACCACTGTCAGTAATGACACATGGCcttacagttttgttttaacaaggAGCATGTAGCATGGCGTCTGTACCTCAATGCCATATTGTTGGCGTATTGACACCCTGAGGGATGTGGTCATTGGAGGGATGAGTCCAAAACCGTCCAGCAGAGGTAAACATACACACTCGCCGGCCTCATGTGACGTCTTACAGGCGAAACAAGGAGGACACCAAAAGGCCAAGCAACCTGCAAAAAAGTTACAATTCTGCATTAGCAATGTGCTCATATAAAAGGTTTCACAGCTGGAGAACATCGGCCACAGAGGTGAACACACATTACTGAGAACaatagtttgtgtttgtaatcTCATAGTGTAATGACGAAGCCTGTGGTTTACATTATCACATGAAGCATCACAAATGATAATACCCAGCATTGCCCAAATACTTCACTACAGCCCCTGATCTCCAATCTGCTGTCTGTTGGCATTCCTATGCCCAGATCAGTCTGAATGATGAGCATGTTTTCAACTTTACGCACAAGAGATGGATTTAAGATGTTTTTGTCTCGTGCTCCTTATCGCTCACTGTCAAGTATGTACAGCTGGACAGAAACTGAGAAGTGTACTCACACTGGGGCAGGTCTTGGAAGCAATCACAGATGCCAGAGGTCCATTCGCTGGATGTATTGGTCTGGATGAAGGGCTTTGGCTGGTTAGTGACCATCTTTTCAGACATGGATTCAgcttctgatttaaaaaaaatacagatccAGATCACAGGCTGGATAAAGCCTTGGCCCTATGTATTTTCTTGACAAAATAGCAATGGTTTTGTAATAAATGATACCACAACACACTGACATAATATCCAAGAGATTGCATTCATGAGAACATTTTAACCCAATCATGTATCTGCTACCTCGTGCATTTTTGATAAGAATATGCATCATAGGATGTGGAAAAATATCCAATAGGCCGGTCACATAATGCAGCTTTGTTGTACCTTCCTCTGTGGTGAAATCCATGTTGCTCTAAGTACGGTGACTGTAATGTTTTCAGATAAATTGAGGGATTAAATACTCTACAAGTTCTGCCCTCTACCCTTTGGactaatacattttttgttcatCTAGAATCTGCATCGTTTGATGGATAAAAGAAGAATATTTTCTTGGTTCCTGGAAAGCAGAGATATTATTCATGTGACAGCTATGATATTATTTGTGAAACTGATCAAAATCAGCACACAT
This is a stretch of genomic DNA from Pagrus major chromosome 10, Pma_NU_1.0. It encodes these proteins:
- the LOC141004140 gene encoding cornifelin homolog A-like, with translation MSEKMVTNQPKPFIQTNTSSEWTSGICDCFQDLPQCCLAFWCPPCFACKTSHEAGECVCLPLLDGFGLIPPMTTSLRVSIRQQYGIEGTVCKDCVFACCCGPCTWCQIAREIKARTYPVTFINMTA